One Thermodesulfobacteriota bacterium DNA segment encodes these proteins:
- the clpP gene encoding ATP-dependent Clp endopeptidase proteolytic subunit ClpP encodes MNLVPMVVEQTSRGERAYDIYSRLLKDRIVFIGSPIDDDIANLVIAQLLFLEAEDPDKDINLYINSPGGVVTAGMAIYDTMQFIKPKVSTVCLGQAASMAAILLAGGAEGKRTALPNARILIHQPMGGTRGQATDIKIQAEEILRLREHLNGILAKHTGQPLDRIAADTERDYYMSSEQAKAYGIIDQVVAKRAPTIKPLID; translated from the coding sequence ATGAACCTTGTCCCTATGGTCGTCGAGCAGACCAGCCGCGGCGAGCGGGCCTACGATATCTATTCGAGGCTCCTGAAGGACCGGATCGTCTTCATCGGGAGCCCGATCGACGACGATATCGCGAACCTCGTGATCGCCCAGCTCCTGTTCCTGGAGGCGGAGGATCCCGACAAGGACATCAACCTCTACATCAATTCCCCCGGCGGCGTCGTTACGGCGGGGATGGCCATCTACGACACGATGCAGTTCATAAAGCCCAAGGTTTCGACGGTCTGCCTCGGGCAGGCGGCCTCGATGGCGGCGATCCTGCTGGCGGGCGGGGCGGAAGGGAAGCGGACGGCGCTGCCGAACGCCCGGATCCTCATCCATCAGCCGATGGGCGGGACGCGGGGGCAGGCCACGGACATCAAGATCCAGGCGGAGGAGATCCTCCGCCTGCGGGAGCATCTGAACGGGATCCTGGCAAAGCATACGGGGCAGCCGCTGGACCGGATTGCGGCGGATACCGAGAGGGATTACTACATGTCGTCGGAGCAGGCGAAAGCGTATGGTATAATCGATCAGGTAGTCGCCAAACGCGCTCCCACGATCAAGCCTCTGATCGACTGA